The DNA window TCGTCGGCGAGTCCGGCTGCGGGAAGTCGACGCTCGCTCGGACGGTGCTCCGCCTGCTCGAACCCACCTCGGGGAGCGTCTACTTCAAGGGAGAGGACCTGGCGACGCTCTCCGGCGAGCCGCTCCGCCGGAAGCGCAAGGACATGCAGATGATCTTCCAGGACCCGCAGTCCTCGCTCGACCCGCGGATGAAGGTCGGTCCCATCGTCGAGGAGCCGATGAAGGCGCACGGCATGCTCGACGAGGAGGGCCGCGAGGAACGCGCCAAGGAGCTGTTGGAGAAGGTCGGTCTCGACCCGCAACACTACAACCGCTACCCCCACGCGTTCTCGGGCGGTCAGCGCCAGCGGGTGAACCTCGCGCGCGCGCTGTCGGTGAACCCCGACTTCATCGTCTGTGACGAGCCGGTGTCCGCGCTCGACGTCTCCATTCAGGCGCAGGTGCTCAACACGATGCGGGAGCTCCAGGAGGAGTTCGACCTCACCTACCTGTTCATCGCACACGACCTGAGCGTGATCCGGCACATCTCCGACCGCGTCGCGGTCATGTACCTCGGTCAGCTGGTCGAGATCGCGGACAAAGAGGAGCTGTTCGAGAACCCGAAACACCCGTACACGCGGGCGCTGCTCGACGCGATCCCGGTTCCGGACCCCCGAAGCGAGGGACGGACCGCGCTGCTCACGGGCGACGTTCCCTCGCCGATCGATCCGCCCTCCGGCTGTCGGTTCCGGACGCGGTGTCCCTCGCTGATACGGCCCGAGGAGTACGAGATGAGCGACCGCGAGTGGCGGCGCGTCGTCGAGTTCCAGCGCGCGGTGAAACGGCGGTCCTTCGAGACGACGGACCGCGCGGAGATCCGTCGGCGCTACTTCGACGACGCGGAGCCCGACGGGGAGGCCGGCACCCTCGTCGACGAGGCGATCGGCCACGTCGACGCCGGGGAGTGGGCGGAGGCGGAGCGGCTGCTGACCGAGTCGTTCGCCGATCGCAGCGTCTGTGCGACCGAGGAGCCCGCCTACGAGGTGCCGCCGGAACACGGCGAGGGGCGCCACTACACCGCCTGTCACCTCGCCCGCGACGAGGCGGTCGCGGCCGGCGAGGAGACGGAGCTCGAGTCGTCCGCCGGCGCGGCGGTCTCCGGGAGCGTCGGCGTCGGCGAGGCCGACGACTGAACGCGCCGCCGGGTCGAACGCGATCCTCCCGTCTCACCGGATCCGTATCCGCGTCGAGTCCTCGTGGTGCGGCTCAGGGTCCGCGACGGCGAGGAACGCGGAGATCGTGTGTTCGCCCCGGTCGGCAGGGACCGACCGGTCGAGTCCCGTCCCGCCTTCGCGCCTGAAGCGGCCGTTCCACGTGGCCGTCGCGACTCTCGTCTCGCCCGCGCGGAACCCGACGGTCCCCGAGTCCGCCCTGACGTAGCGTCTCTCGTCCGTCGCCTCGAGGACGCCGTCGACGCGCCACCCCCACTGCCGACGGGTGGTCGTCTCGAGTTCGACCGGCACCGGCAGCCGGTTCCGAAGCCGGACGGTGATCTCGACCGGGTCGCCGCGCGCGTACTCCGTCCGGTCGGTCTCGACCGCGAGTGTGACCGCGCGGCGGGCGAGCCGGTCGGGAACGACCCGCCCGAGCGCGTCGCTGAGGTAGTTCTTCGTGTCGTCGAAACCCGTCCTGTCGGTCGAGTCGTCGTGGCGTCGTTGGACCATCTCTCTGTTCGCGGCGATCGGCGTCAGTCCCCGGCCGAGGCCCGTTCCTCGGCCGGTCGTCGACTCCGCTCCGTTCGTCTCCCTCTCACGCTCCGGGGCGCTAAACCGTTTCGGGCGGTCGTCGTCGGTCGCCGTCGAACGCGCTCGACCGGAGGCGATCCGGTTCGGCCGAGACGGAAAAGAGACCGCGTGGAAACGGACGGCTAGACGTACTCGAGGATGTCCCGGAAGTTGATCGCGACGGCCAGCGCGGAGGCGACGACCACGACGATCAGGGTCGCCATCGGGTCCATCGCCTCCGTCCCCTGCGAGTACACCACCATGCCGTACATCTCCTTGGTGAGCGCGTCCATGGTTCCGCCGACGAAGAAGACCCGGATGAAGTCCTCGAACGAGCGGAGCCAGGCGAACACGAAGCCCGCGGCGATCGCGGGCGAGATGATCGGGAGGGTGACGTCTTTCAGCACGCTCCGGCCGTCCGCGCCGAGGTCGCGCGCGCCCTCCTCGAGCTTGCGGTCGAACACGGCGAGCCTGGCGACCACGGGAAGCACGATGAACGGCAGCCCGTACACCGAGTGAGCGAGCACCGTCCCGAAGAAGCCGGGCGAGAGCCCGATCACGCGGAACAGGATAAGAAGCGAGATCCCCATGATGATCCCGGGCATCAGGAGCGGGACGATGACGAGCCCCCTGAGCATCCCCCTGCCGCGGAACTCGTGGCGGGCGATGGCGAACCCGAGCGGGACGCCGATCACCGTCGCGACCAGGGCGGATACCGTCGCCACGAACGCGCTCTGTCTGGCCGCCGCCAGCAGCCCCTCGTTGGTGAACAGGCTGACGTAGTTGTCGAGGGTGACCCCCTCGAACGGGAACAGCACCGCCGAGTTCTCCATGAACGAGAGCGCGATTATCTGCGAGAGCGGGAGCCAGAGGAAGGCGATGATCCCGATCGTCAGCGCCCACATGCCGTAGTCGGCGACCGCGCTCACGACCCGGTCGACGGAGACGGTCCCCGTCAGTCCGGGCTCGCCGACGAGCCGCGACAGCCGACCGTGTCCTTCACTGTCCGCCATGGGTCACCCCATCGCCTCCAGGCTGGTGGTACGCATCACGATCGCGAACGCGATCAGGGTCGGGATGATGAGGAACAGCGACCCCGCCGCACCGTAGTTGATGGCGTACAGCTCGTTGATTCTGGCCGTGAGCACCTCGGCGATCATGAGGAACTTCCCGCGCGCGAGGAACTGCGGCGTGATGAACGTCCCGAGCGCCGGGACGAACACGAAGACGCAGCCGGTGATCAGCCCCTGTGCCGACAGCGGGACCACGATGTCCTTCGCGATCTCCAGCCGCGTCGCCCCGAGGTCCCGCGACGCCTCGATGACGCCGTAGTCGATCCCCTCGAGACTCGAGTACAGCGTCAACAGCATGTACGGGAAGAAGGCGTGCGTGAGCGAGATGATCACCGCCACGATCCCGTACTCGAAGATCCCGAGCGGCTCGGAGACCAGCGGCGTCGCGAGCAGCGCCGAGTTGATCAGTCCCTGGCTGCCGAAAAGCGAGAGCCAGGAGTAGATGCGCACGATGAAGATGGTGAAGAAGGGCACCAGCACCGCGAACAACACGACCTTGAACCGCCGTCCCGAGAGCCGCGTGAGCAGGTACGCGACCGGATACGCGAGGACGACCGTCAGGAACGTGGTGGCCCCGGCGATGCGCAGAGAGAGGAAAAAGGAGTCGACGAACGGCGTCTGGAGGAAGCCGCTCTCCCCGACGAAGAGCTCGCGATAGTTCGACACCGAGAATGACCACACGACGTCGTAGGAGCTGCTGACCTCCGCGAAGCTCACCATCACGAGGAACGCCGTCGGGACCAGTATCAGCGTGAGCAGCCATCCGACTCCCGGTCCCACCATGAGCGCGAGCTTCGCCCGCTTTCCCCGCCGTTCGAACGCGTCGCCGAGATCTTGGATGGTGCTCATCTCGTTCTCACGCGTTCTTGACCCGTTCGAACATCTCGATCCACGCGTCGTCCTGCTCTGCGGGCTTGAACGGGATCATTCCCTCCAGCACGCCCGGCTCGATCTGGAGCGCCTCCGCCTCGATGTTGTCCATCGCGGCCTGTGAGGTGTTCATGATGTTCCGGTTCTCCGAGAGCGCCGCGCCGGTCTCGGGGGAGATGTACTCGTTCAACACCCGGAAGGCGGCCTCCTTGTTCGAGGAGCCGGAGGTGACGACGGCCCCCTCGAACCAGGTGAGCTCCTCTTCTGCCGGCTGGGAGAACTCCACGCTGTCGACGTCGTTCATGATCCCCACGTGCGTGCTCCGGTTCGCGAACGAGACGATGATGTTCCCGTTCTGGTAGTCCTGCGTGAGCGTCTCCTCGTCGTGGATGAACCCGAGGAGGTTCGGCTTGAAGTCGATCAGCGTCTCCTCGATGTTCGTGAGCTGCTCGTCGGTGAACGACACGGTGTCGCCCTCGAACGCGTCGGTGTAGCCGAGCGCGAGCCCCGTCGCCATGATCGACTTGTAGTAGCCGTCGTACAGCGTGATGGAACCGGTGAGGTCGACGCCCTCGACCTCCTCGCTGAAGAGCACGTCGTAGGAGTGGTCGTGGTCCTCGGGGAGCACCGAGCTGTCGTAGCCGTACGCGTACCACCCGAACTGGACGGGGACCCCGTACATCTCTCCCCCGTCCGAGAACTGGCCCTCGGCCGCGCTCTGGAACGTGGGATACAGCGAGTCGAAGTTCGTCATCACGTCCGTGTTCACCGGCGCCGCGAGGTCCGCGTCGATGAACCGCGGGACGTACTCGTTGTTCGGGATGACGATGTCGTACTCCTCGCCGCCACCCGCGTTCACGGTGGAGAACATGTTCGCGGAGCCGTCCGCCACCGAGATCTCGAGTGACACGTCATCGAGCGTTTCTTCCACCTGGTCGTTGACCGCGTCGTATCCCGTCCACGTGAGGATCGACACCGTCGTTCCGCCGCCGCCGCCCATACACCCTGACAGGCCCGCCATACCCGTAACGCCGGTCGCGCCTGCCGCCTTGATGAATTGCCGTCTGTCTACCATCGTCGTGAATCGACTGCTACTCATATGTAATAAATCTGCTCTACAAAAGACATGTTCATCGGGGAATCAGCCTTATATGATATCGATGTTTTCATATTTTCCCGAATACGGGTAACGATCGTGTTATTCTTGACTGGCTCCTCGGCTCCTCTCCGCACCGATCAGAGATGCGATGATCGTACAGAGTCTTTTGGAGCTATATTTTGTGGAATATCATATTTTATGTGATTAAGGTATATGTTCTCTCGAATATAATCGTCTTCACTGGACAAAAAGTTAAGTATCGCCCGCGTCTTCGGTCGCGATATGACGACATCAATGACGGCGGTACAGCTCGACGGCGTCCGCAAGGAGTTCGGCGACACGACCGCGGTCGACGGGATCGACATCGACCTCCAGCGCGGCGAGTTCTTCTCGCTTCTCGGCCCGTCCGGCTGCGGGAAGACGACCACCCTGCGGATGATAAGCGGCTTCGAGACCCCGACCGACGGCTCGATCCGCATCGAGGGCGAGGACGTCGTTCACCGCCCGCCGAACAAGCGGAACACGAACCTCGTGTTCCAGAGCCTCTCGCTTTTCCCCCACATGACGGTCGCGGAGAACGTGGGCTACGGATTGAAGAAGGACGGCGTCAACGCCGGCGAGCGCGAACGGCTCATCGAGAAGTACCTCGACATCGTGGACCTGTCGGGATACAAGGACCGCAAACCGCAGGACCTCTCGGGCGGACAACAACAGCGCGTGGCGATCGCGCGTGCGCTGGTGAACGAACCCGACATCCTCCTTCTCGACGAGCCGCTCTCGAGTCTCGACCGGAAGCTGCGCCAACAGATGCAAGTCGAGCTCCAGGAGATCCACGACCGCGTCGAGAGCACGTTCTTCTACGTGACACACGACCAGGACGTGGCGATGAGCATGTCCGACCGCCTCGCCGTGATGAACGACGGCCGGATCGAACAGATCGGCACGCCGAAGGAGATCTACCGCGAGCCGGCGACCGCGTTCGTCGCCGACTTCATCGGCGACACGAACCTCCTCGAGGGCGTCGTCGAGAACACGACGCACCCGCCGCGGCTCCAGCTCGACGCCGAAACCGAGATGACGATCGATCTCGGGGACTCCGCCCTGAAAGGCGACGTGGTCGCGTCCATCCGGCCCGAGGAGGTCGACCTCGTGGAGTCGGGTGCCGGCACGATAGACGGCACGATCGTCAACCGCTTCTTCCACGGCGAGCGGACCAATCTGGTGATCGAGCCCGACGACGACTCGCTGCCCGACCTCGACGTCGCCGTCCAGGGTCGTTCGGACCTCCCCGACTCCGAGAAGGTCTCCGTCGATCTCAACGCCGACGCGATGAGCGTGTATGCGAAGTAGCCTTCCCGACCGAGCGCCCGCGGTCGAGGGGTCGGCGGCGAACCCGATCGACCCGGCGGACCGCCTCGGGCCCGCGAACGGACGTATCGATCCCGAGCACCGACGTGCCGACCCCACATGAGAGGGAGCGTCGATTCGACGGCCGACGCCGCCGAAACGGACGTGCTGGTCCATCACAGCGTCCCGGCCGTCTTCGGCACCGATTTCGTCCGAGAACTGCGCTCCCGGATCGACGCGGCGCTCCCGTCGACGGACCGGATCCGGACGGCGACGACCGCCGCGGAGTCCGGCGCGACGATCGGCGACGCGGACGTCGTCTTGACTGTCCGGCCGGTCGGCGATGACCTTCCCGAGGGGGCCGCGCCCGACTGGATCCAGACGCTCAACTCCGGGGTCGACTCCTACGACCTCGACGGGCTCGCGGACCGGGGGATCGCGGTGACGAACGCCGCGGGCGTCGCGGCGAACCCGATCGCTGAACAGGTGCTCGGCTACCTGCTCGTCTTCGAGCGCCGGATCCACAGGGGGATCCGCCAACAGGAGCGCGACGGGATCTGGCGGCGCTACTCCGCGGGCGAGCTCCGCGGGAAGACCCTCGGGATCGTCGGCGTCGGCGCGATCGGCACGCGCGTCGCGGAGCTGGCGTCGGCGTTCGACGTGGAGGTGATCGGCACGAAACGGACCCCCGAGACCGCCCCGGATGTCGTCGACGAGGCGTATCCGCCCTCCGGGCTCCCGGACGTTCTCGCCCGCTCCGACTACGTCGTCCTCGCCTGCCCGCTTGTCGAGGCGACGCGCGGCCTGATCGG is part of the Halorubrum aethiopicum genome and encodes:
- a CDS encoding ABC transporter substrate-binding protein translates to MAGLSGCMGGGGGTTVSILTWTGYDAVNDQVEETLDDVSLEISVADGSANMFSTVNAGGGEEYDIVIPNNEYVPRFIDADLAAPVNTDVMTNFDSLYPTFQSAAEGQFSDGGEMYGVPVQFGWYAYGYDSSVLPEDHDHSYDVLFSEEVEGVDLTGSITLYDGYYKSIMATGLALGYTDAFEGDTVSFTDEQLTNIEETLIDFKPNLLGFIHDEETLTQDYQNGNIIVSFANRSTHVGIMNDVDSVEFSQPAEEELTWFEGAVVTSGSSNKEAAFRVLNEYISPETGAALSENRNIMNTSQAAMDNIEAEALQIEPGVLEGMIPFKPAEQDDAWIEMFERVKNA
- a CDS encoding ABC transporter permease produces the protein MSTIQDLGDAFERRGKRAKLALMVGPGVGWLLTLILVPTAFLVMVSFAEVSSSYDVVWSFSVSNYRELFVGESGFLQTPFVDSFFLSLRIAGATTFLTVVLAYPVAYLLTRLSGRRFKVVLFAVLVPFFTIFIVRIYSWLSLFGSQGLINSALLATPLVSEPLGIFEYGIVAVIISLTHAFFPYMLLTLYSSLEGIDYGVIEASRDLGATRLEIAKDIVVPLSAQGLITGCVFVFVPALGTFITPQFLARGKFLMIAEVLTARINELYAINYGAAGSLFLIIPTLIAFAIVMRTTSLEAMG
- a CDS encoding D-2-hydroxyacid dehydrogenase, which translates into the protein MRGSVDSTADAAETDVLVHHSVPAVFGTDFVRELRSRIDAALPSTDRIRTATTAAESGATIGDADVVLTVRPVGDDLPEGAAPDWIQTLNSGVDSYDLDGLADRGIAVTNAAGVAANPIAEQVLGYLLVFERRIHRGIRQQERDGIWRRYSAGELRGKTLGIVGVGAIGTRVAELASAFDVEVIGTKRTPETAPDVVDEAYPPSGLPDVLARSDYVVLACPLVEATRGLIGAEEFMSMRSDAVLVNVARGEVVEESALETALQQNRIRGAALDVFEEEPLPPESPLWDLPNAVITPHMAGTTPKYADRIGELFEENYERYVDGELENLRNRVV
- a CDS encoding ABC transporter ATP-binding protein, with product MSGLDEGGDDPLLEVRDLCKYFSEEGGMLGGVTFDREFPFVKRRRGDVRAVESVSFDIKKGETLGLVGESGCGKSTLARTVLRLLEPTSGSVYFKGEDLATLSGEPLRRKRKDMQMIFQDPQSSLDPRMKVGPIVEEPMKAHGMLDEEGREERAKELLEKVGLDPQHYNRYPHAFSGGQRQRVNLARALSVNPDFIVCDEPVSALDVSIQAQVLNTMRELQEEFDLTYLFIAHDLSVIRHISDRVAVMYLGQLVEIADKEELFENPKHPYTRALLDAIPVPDPRSEGRTALLTGDVPSPIDPPSGCRFRTRCPSLIRPEEYEMSDREWRRVVEFQRAVKRRSFETTDRAEIRRRYFDDAEPDGEAGTLVDEAIGHVDAGEWAEAERLLTESFADRSVCATEEPAYEVPPEHGEGRHYTACHLARDEAVAAGEETELESSAGAAVSGSVGVGEADD
- a CDS encoding ABC transporter permease, giving the protein MADSEGHGRLSRLVGEPGLTGTVSVDRVVSAVADYGMWALTIGIIAFLWLPLSQIIALSFMENSAVLFPFEGVTLDNYVSLFTNEGLLAAARQSAFVATVSALVATVIGVPLGFAIARHEFRGRGMLRGLVIVPLLMPGIIMGISLLILFRVIGLSPGFFGTVLAHSVYGLPFIVLPVVARLAVFDRKLEEGARDLGADGRSVLKDVTLPIISPAIAAGFVFAWLRSFEDFIRVFFVGGTMDALTKEMYGMVVYSQGTEAMDPMATLIVVVVASALAVAINFRDILEYV
- a CDS encoding ABC transporter ATP-binding protein, which gives rise to MTTSMTAVQLDGVRKEFGDTTAVDGIDIDLQRGEFFSLLGPSGCGKTTTLRMISGFETPTDGSIRIEGEDVVHRPPNKRNTNLVFQSLSLFPHMTVAENVGYGLKKDGVNAGERERLIEKYLDIVDLSGYKDRKPQDLSGGQQQRVAIARALVNEPDILLLDEPLSSLDRKLRQQMQVELQEIHDRVESTFFYVTHDQDVAMSMSDRLAVMNDGRIEQIGTPKEIYREPATAFVADFIGDTNLLEGVVENTTHPPRLQLDAETEMTIDLGDSALKGDVVASIRPEEVDLVESGAGTIDGTIVNRFFHGERTNLVIEPDDDSLPDLDVAVQGRSDLPDSEKVSVDLNADAMSVYAK